A part of Periophthalmus magnuspinnatus isolate fPerMag1 chromosome 14, fPerMag1.2.pri, whole genome shotgun sequence genomic DNA contains:
- the zgc:165604 gene encoding immunoglobulin superfamily member 11 translates to MLWTLAVHLYSLQSGALTVTMRESNLEVLRGDAVTLPCSFFTSSPLTKLNVIWTLAPFSSPENPIQVIVYDHGQMMEDPSFIGRVGFTGVPWSADIILNDTREADAGVYRCMVNNPPETADLGIGELTLTVLSRPSLPVCQWEGDIAEGGSVTLSCSVEEGIPTPEIEWDKLSPEEIPLPVNMDGDPSGSVQIVNVSSETSGLYRCSASNALGTEHCYVNLSIYSTPDSPSGILQGVMLTLSMSLVLLAMILLVTWLHRTGQDGRWRERKEDEESYNEIRYTPSLIKRSFV, encoded by the exons ATGCTGTGGACACTCGCTGTGCATCTTTACTCACTGCAGAGTG GTGCTCTTACAGTGACCATGAGGGAGTCCAATTTGGAGGTCCTCAGAGGTGATGCAGTCACCCTCCCCTGTTCCTTTTTCACCTCCAGCCCTCTAACCAAACTTAATGTTATTTGGACCCTGGCTCCATTCTCCAGCCCAGAAAACCCGATACAG GTCATTGTTTATGACCACGGACAGATGATGGAAGACCCCTCGTTCATTGGCAGAGTAGGCTTCACAG GTGTTCCGTGGAGTGCAGACATCATCCTGAATGACACAAGGGAGGCTGATGCTGGAGTGTACCGCTGCATGGTCAACAATCCTCCAGAAACCGCAGACCTGGGTATCGGAGAGCTCACTCTCACTGTTCTGT CTCGTCCCTCGCTGCCTGTGTGTCAGTGGGAGGGGGACATTGCAGAGGGTGGGAGTGTGACCCTGTCCTGCTCTGTGGAGGAGGGAATCCCAACCCCAGAGATTGAGTGGGACAAGCTCAGCCCAGAAGAAATACCACTACCAGTCAACATGGATG GGGACCCGTCGGGCTCTGTACAAATCGTCAATGTGTCGTCTGAGACCTCAGGCTTGTATCGCTGCTCTGCCTCCAATGCTTTAGGGACTGAACACTGCTATGTCAACCTGTCCATCTACAGCA CTCCAGACTCCCCCTCAGGTATCCTGCAGGGGGTGATGTTGACGTTATCGATGAGCCTGGTCCTGCTGGCCATGATACTGCTAGTCACGTGGCTTCACCGCACGGGGCAGGACGGCCGCTGGAGGGAACGCAAAGAGGACGAGGAGAGTTACAACGAAATCCGGTACACGCCCTCGCTGATCAAGCGCTCCTTTGTGTGA